In the Larus michahellis chromosome 6, bLarMic1.1, whole genome shotgun sequence genome, one interval contains:
- the MARVELD1 gene encoding MARVEL domain-containing protein 1, translating to MARTVPPAAPPPPPGPPSARGSLSLHRAYLRSPLGLLRLGQLTLGAAFWVTVAAHKYEGAAHFALFAAVLVWLLTLALFGLSLLGRWTLVPWLGSRWLLTNLVHDLALGVGLYAAATGIMGYKAGRKSYCNLPGYSQHCLYGAYLSASICGGIAACLYLFSGLYCLSRRCRDQRDII from the coding sequence atggcccgCACCGTtcccccggcagcgccgccgcctccACCGGGGCCGCCGTCGGCCCGCGGTTCCCTCAGCCTCCACCGCGCTTACCTGCGGAGCCCGCTGGGGCTGCTGCGCCTGGGGCAGCTGACGCTGGGGGCTGCCTTCTGGGTGACGGTGGCGGCTCACAAATACGAGGGGGCGGCCCACTTCGCCCTCTTCGCCGCCGTCCTGGTCTGGCTCCTCACCCTGGCCCTCTTCGGGCTGAGCCTGCTGGGGCGCTGGACGCTGGTGCCCTGGCTGGGCTCCCGCTGGCTCCTCACCAACCTGGTGCACGACCTGGCGCTGGGCGTGGGGCTCTACGCGGCCGCCACCGGCATCATGGGCTACAAAGCTGGGCGGAAAAGCTATTGCAACCTGCCGGGCTACAGCCAGCACTGCCTCTACGGTGCCTACCTGAGTGCCTCCATCTGCGGGGGCATCGCCGCCTGCCTGTACCTCTTCTCCGGGCTCTACTGCCTGTCACGCCGCTGCCGGGACCAGCGCGACATCATCTGA
- the AVPI1 gene encoding arginine vasopressin-induced protein 1 has protein sequence MGTPASVVSDPPGRAAPAALARKRASANIFQGVELPELRSLFRSGGDERPEERARLVWRYAGQRRMARALRRLRRRRPAQPGGGMAALRRFGRLRIAEKEPEGSRGAEAPSDSTELGRGGAGLLDSKCRDSRAL, from the exons ATGGGGACGCCAGCCTCGGTGGTGAGCGACCctccggggcgggcggcgcccgcAGCCCTCGCCCGCAAACGGGCCTCGGCCAACATCTTCCAGGGCGTGGAGTTGCCGGAGCTGCGGAGCCTGTTCCGGAGCGGCGGAGACGAGCGACCCGAGGAACGCGCCCGCCTCGTCTGGCGGTACGCGGGCCAGCGGCGCATGGCCCGGGCCCTGCgacggctccggcggcggcggccggcccaGCCTGGTGGCGGAATGGCGGCGCTGCGGCGCTTCGGCCGCCTGCG GATCGCGGAGAAGGAGCCGGAGGGCAGCCGCGGGGCCGAGGCACCCTCGGACTCCACGGAGCTGGGCCGTGGAGGAGCGGGGCTGCTGGACAGCAAGTGCCGGGACAGCCGGGCTCTCTGA
- the PI4K2A gene encoding phosphatidylinositol 4-kinase type 2-alpha, with translation MGRGGAVTRAEAACAGGAARRGRAGAMDETSPLVSPERAQAPDYGLPGGAVRTLPPAAPPPPPPSPPASPGGRDRERQPLLERGARGPAAAAAQAQAQAQAAAQAQAQAAAAAQRERNDFPEDPEFAEVVRRAELASERGIFPERISQGSSGSYFVKDPQGKIIGVFKPKNEEPYGQLNPKWTKWLQKLCCPCCFGRDCLVLNQGYLSEAGASLVDQKLELNIVPRTKVVYLASETFNYSAIDRVKSRGKRLALEKVPKVGQRFNRIGLPPKVGSFQLFVEGYKDADYWLRRFEAEPLPENTNRQLLLQFERLVVLDYIIRNTDRGNDNWLIKYDCPLDSAGVRDSDWVVVKEPIIKLAAIDNGLAFPLKHPDSWRAYPFYWAWLPQAKIPFSQEIKDLILPKISDPNFVKDLEEDLYELFKKDPGFDRGQFHKQIAVMRGQILNLTQALKDGKSPLHLVQMPPVIVETARSHQRTSSESYTQSFQSRKPFFSWW, from the exons ATGGGGCGTGGCGGCGCGGTGACGCGAGCGGAAGCGGCGtgcgcgggcggcgcggcgcggcggggccgggcgggcgcgaTGGACGAGACGAGCCCGCTGGTGTCGCCGGAGCGGGCGCAGGCCCCCGACTACGGGCTGCCGGGCGGCGCCGTGCGCACCCTCCCGCCCGCCGCACCCCCTCCGCCACCACCCTCCCCTCCCGCTTCCCCCGGCGGCCGCGACCGCGAGCGGCAGCCGCTGCTGGAgcgcggggcgcggggcccggcggcggcggcggcgcaggccCAGGCGCAGGCCCAGGCAGCGGcgcaggcccaggcccaggcggcggcggcggcgcagcggGAGCGTAACGACTTCCCCGAGGACCCCGAGTTCGCCGAGGTGGTGCGGCGGGCCGAGCTGGCCAGCGAGCGCGGCATCTTCCCCGAGCGCATCTCGCAGGGCTCCAGCGGCAGCTACTTCGTCAAGGACCCGCAGGGG AAAATCATTGGCGTCTTCAAGCCCAAGAACGAGGAGCCATACGGGCAGCTGAACCCCAAGTGGACCAAGTGGCTGCAGAAGTTGTGCTGCCCGTGCTGCTTTGGGAGAGACTGCCTCGTCCTCAACCAGGGCTACCTGTCGGAGGCGGGTGCCAGCCTAGTGGACCAGAAACTGGAACTCAACATTGTTCCCCGCACGAAG GTGGTGTATCTGGCCAGTGAGACCTTTAACTACAGTGCCATCGACAGGGTGAAGTCCCGAGGAAAAAGGCTGGCCCTGGAAAAGGTGCCGAAAGTCGGCCAGCGCTTCAACCGCATTGGTCTGCCACCCAAG GTgggctccttccagctctttgtggaaggctacaaagatgctgACTACTGGCTGCGTCGGTTTGAAGCTGAGCCGCTCCCGGAGAACACCAaccggcagctgctgctgcagtttgAGCGGCTGGTGGTGTTGGACTACATCATCAGGAACACAG ATCGGGGCAATGACAACTGGCTCATCAAGTATGACTGTCCCCTGGACAGCGCGGGTGTGCGG GACAGTGACTGGGTGGTAGTGAAGGAGCCCATCATCAAGCTGGCTGCTATAGACAACGGTTTGGCCTTTCCCTTGAAACACCCAGACTCCTGGAGAGCAT ATCCGTTCTACTGGGCATGGTTGCCCCAGGCCAAAATCCCCTTTTCACAGGAGATCAAGGACCTgattcttcccaagatctcagaCCCCAACTTTGTCAAAGACCTAGAGGAAGATCTGTATGAGCTCTTCAAG aaagaCCCTGGCTTTGACAGGGGACAGTTTCACAAGCAGATTGCTGTCATGAGAGGCCAG ATCTTGAACCTGACTCAGGCACTAAAAGATGGGAAGAGCCCCCTGCACCTGGTTCAGATGCCACCTGTGATTGTGGAAACGGCGCGTTCCCACCAGCGCACCTCCAGCGAGTCCTACACGCAGAGCTTCCAGAGCCGGAAGCCTTTCTTCTCATGGTGGTAG